Genomic DNA from Streptomyces venezuelae:
CGACGACTTCCCCGACGACACCTGGCTGCAGAACGTGGCCAAGGAGGTCAACCACGCCGAGACCGCCTTCGCCCACCCGCTGCCGCCGGGCGGGGAGGCCGACTGGGCGCTGCGCTGGTTCACCCCCGCCACCGAGGTCGACCTCTGCGGCCATGCCACTTTGGCCACGGCGCACGTCCTCCACACCACCGGCACCGCGTCCGGCACCGTCCGCTTCACCACACGCAGCGGCGTCCTCACCGCGACCGCGCACGAGGACGGCACCCTCACCCTCGACTTCCCGACCGCTCCGCTCACCGCGGCCGAGGTCCCCGACGGCATCGCGGAGGCCCTCGGCGCCGAGCCCCTCCTCGCGTACGACACCGGCCGGAACACGGGTGACCTGCTGGTCGAGCTCGCCGACGAGAAGACGGTCAGGGCGCTCACCCCTGACCACAAGGCTCTCGTCCGCCACTCCGAGCGCGGCATCATCGCCACGGCCGCGGCCGAGGACCCCACCCGCGGCTACGACTTCGTGTCGCGCTGCTTCTTCCCGCGCGTCGGCATCGACGAGGACCCGGTGACGGGCAGCGCGCACACCGCCCTCGCCCCGTTCTGGTCCGAGCGCCTCGGCCGCACCGAACTGACCGGACTGCAGGCCTCGGCCCGCACCGGCCTGGTCCGCACCCGGCTGCGGGGCGACCGCACCCTCCTGACCGGCCGCGCGGTCACGGTCATCGAGGGCGAACTGTTCGCCTGACCCGAGTCTGCGGCCTGACCCGAGTCTGCGGCCTGATCCACGTCCGAGCCCGGCCCCGAGCCGAAGCCAGACCCGCAGCCGAATCCGAAGCCGAAACCAGCCCAGAGCCCGGCCCCGAAACCGAAACCGGCCCCCGACTCGCACCCCGCACCGCACCGCCATCGGACAACAAAGAGCTGCCCACCCCCGCACTACGGAGGCGTGGGCAGCCACCCCACCTTCCCCGCGAGCAGCGCGTAACCCACGAACGCGCCGATGTCGAGCAGGGAGTGGGCCACGACCAGCGGGCCGACCCGCCCCCACCTGCGGTAGAGCAGGACGAACACCACGCCCATCGCGAGGTTTCCGACGAACCCGCCGATGCCCTGGTAGAGGTGGTACGAACCCCGCAGCACCGAACTTCCCACCAACGCCGCCATCGGCGTCCACCCCAACTGCCCGAGCCGGCGCAGGAGATACCCGACGACGATGACTTCCTCGAGCACCGCGTTCTGCACCGCGGACAGCACGAGGACCGGGTACTTCCACCACACGTCGGGCAGCGCCTCGGGCACCACGGTGAGGTTGAAACCGAGTCCGCGCGCCGCCAGATAGAAGGCGATGCCGGTGCTGCCGATCGCCGCGGCGATCGCGGCGCCGCGCCCCAGGTCCGGCCAGGGCCGTGTCCGGTCGAAACCGATCGTCCCCAGGCCCGCCCGCTCGCGCAGCAGGAAGTGCGCCACGAGCGCCACCGGCACCAACGCGGTCGAAATGCCGAACAGTTGCCACGCGAGATCAAGCCACGGCCGACCCGGCGCGGCCGACGCGTTCAGCGTGGCCGCCTGATCCTTGAGACCCCCCGGCTTGGTGACCGACCCCACAAAGCTGATCAGCGCGGACACCCCGCTCGCACCGAGCGAGAGGGCCAGGACGAGCAGCGTCTCGTCCCTCAGAGTCCGCCTCGACGGACCGTCCGCCGGAAAAGAACCGGCCATGGGCCCCGGCTCCGCTTGCACTAACGCCTCCAGTTGAGTGATCCCGCCTCATCCCCGTCCTCGCCCCGCTAGGGTCTCGAAAGAAGTTACGAAAATCGTGCGCGACAGGCCGAGGGGGACGGACGCCGATTCCAGGCGCGCGGGCCCCTTCTTTCCTTGCTTCATCATTCAAGGAGGGGCACCACCGCCATGGGACGTCACAGCTTGCCCGATGAGCGCGGGACGGCCACGCCCGGCCCCCGGCCTCAGTCGCGCGGACGCATCGTCGCCCTCGCCACGGCGCTCGTCCTGGTGGTGGCGGGAGGCGCGGCGGCCGCGGTCCGCGGCGGGCTGCTCTCGTTCGGCGGTTCGTGCGGCGACGACGCGGTGCGGCTCGACGTCGTCGCCGATCCCGCCGTGTCTCCGGCCCTGCGCGAGGCGGCCGACGAGGCGCGCGAGCAGGAGATCACCTCGGACGGGCACTGCGTCGACGTGCGGGTGACCGCGCGTGACTCGTACGAGGTGGCGGCCGAACTCCGCTCGGGCAAGGGCGATCCGGAGTACGACGTGTGGGTGCCGGACTCCGACGCGTGGGTACAGCGCGTCGGCCTCGGCGCCAAGCGGAGCAAGGTCTCCCCCGCGGGCAACATCGCCTCGTCGCCCGTCGGCATCGGCATGGTGCCGTCCGCCGCCGAGTCGCTGGGCTGGCCGAAGAGAACGTACAGCTGGCCGGAGTTGACCACGGCCGGTACGAAGAGCGACAAGCTGCGCCTCGGCACGGCCGATCCCGCGCGCAGCGCGAGCGGTCTGCTCGCCCTCGCCGCGATGGGTGCGTCCGCGAAGAAGCAGGGCGGCAAGGAGGGCGACACGCAGGCCGCCGCCCTGGCCAAGGCTCTGGCGTCCCGCACCTCCGACAGCGACGACCGGCTCCTGGACACGCTGGCCCGCGACGGCTCCGGCGCCGAGCAGGGCGACCGGCGCCGCAACCAGGCACTGGTCCTCTCCGAACAGGCCGCGTACGCGCACAACGCGTCGGCGGGCGAGGAAGACAGCCTCGCCCTCTTCTACCCGAAGGACGGTTCGCCGCGGCTCGACTACCCGTACACGCTCGTCGAGGACGGCCGGATGTCCACCGACACGAGCCGCGCGGCGCTGCGCTTCATGACGATGTTCAGCGACGACGACGGCCGGCGGATCCTGGCCGAGCACGGCTTCAGGACCGACCCCGACCAGCCGTCCGACGGGCTGGTCACCGCCGCGGGCGGCCGCACCCCGCAGCCGTACGCCGACGAGGCCACGGATCCGCCGTCGGACAAGGAGCTTCAGGAGACCCTGGGCATGTGGACGATCACCGTGCAGAGCGCCAGGCTGAGCACCGTCGTCGACGCCTCGGAATCCATGCGGCAGTTCGTGCCCGGCCGCGACCAGTCCCGTATGGAGGTCACCAAGGCGTCGCTGCTACGGGCACTCGCGGGGTTCACCGACGAGGACGAGATCGGCCTGTGGGAGTTCGCCACCCGCCTCGACGGAGCCCGCGACTACCGCGAACTGGAACCGACCCGGCGCCTGGGCGACCGCAAGAGCGGCACGACCCACCGCGCCGCGCTGTCCGAGGCCTTCAGCGAACTGCAGCCCGTGCCGGGCGGCGCCACGGGCCTGTACGACACGACGCTCGCCGCCTACAAGGAAGCCCGGTCGACGTACGCGCGCGGCAAGTTCAACGCCCTGGTGATCCTGACCGACGGCGCCAACCAGGACCCGGGCAGCATCTCGCGCAGCTCCCTGATCGCGCAGCTGGAGGAGATCGCGGACCGCGAGCACCCGGTGCCGATCATCGCCATCGCGGTCGGCCCCGAGGCGGACAAGGACGAGGTGCAGCAGATCGCGGAGGCGACCGGTGGCTCCGGGCATCAGGTCGACGACCCGGCCCAGATCCACGCGGTGATCCTCAAGGCGATCATGGAGGCGGGCAGCAACCAGAGCTGACCGTCCCCGGCTCCCTGTGTCCCGCTGTCGGCTGCTCAGCCCAGCGGTGCCGCCGATCCCCGCAGCCCCACCGGCCACGTGTGCACCGGCTCCCCCGTGTGCATCAGTTCGCTGTACCGCTTGGTGGTCGCGGCAAGCGCCTCCT
This window encodes:
- a CDS encoding PhzF family phenazine biosynthesis protein → MTTSHRLRVVDAFTDRPFAGNPAGVLLLDDFPDDTWLQNVAKEVNHAETAFAHPLPPGGEADWALRWFTPATEVDLCGHATLATAHVLHTTGTASGTVRFTTRSGVLTATAHEDGTLTLDFPTAPLTAAEVPDGIAEALGAEPLLAYDTGRNTGDLLVELADEKTVRALTPDHKALVRHSERGIIATAAAEDPTRGYDFVSRCFFPRVGIDEDPVTGSAHTALAPFWSERLGRTELTGLQASARTGLVRTRLRGDRTLLTGRAVTVIEGELFA
- a CDS encoding CPBP family intramembrane glutamic endopeptidase; this encodes MQAEPGPMAGSFPADGPSRRTLRDETLLVLALSLGASGVSALISFVGSVTKPGGLKDQAATLNASAAPGRPWLDLAWQLFGISTALVPVALVAHFLLRERAGLGTIGFDRTRPWPDLGRGAAIAAAIGSTGIAFYLAARGLGFNLTVVPEALPDVWWKYPVLVLSAVQNAVLEEVIVVGYLLRRLGQLGWTPMAALVGSSVLRGSYHLYQGIGGFVGNLAMGVVFVLLYRRWGRVGPLVVAHSLLDIGAFVGYALLAGKVGWLPTPP
- a CDS encoding substrate-binding and VWA domain-containing protein translates to MGRHSLPDERGTATPGPRPQSRGRIVALATALVLVVAGGAAAAVRGGLLSFGGSCGDDAVRLDVVADPAVSPALREAADEAREQEITSDGHCVDVRVTARDSYEVAAELRSGKGDPEYDVWVPDSDAWVQRVGLGAKRSKVSPAGNIASSPVGIGMVPSAAESLGWPKRTYSWPELTTAGTKSDKLRLGTADPARSASGLLALAAMGASAKKQGGKEGDTQAAALAKALASRTSDSDDRLLDTLARDGSGAEQGDRRRNQALVLSEQAAYAHNASAGEEDSLALFYPKDGSPRLDYPYTLVEDGRMSTDTSRAALRFMTMFSDDDGRRILAEHGFRTDPDQPSDGLVTAAGGRTPQPYADEATDPPSDKELQETLGMWTITVQSARLSTVVDASESMRQFVPGRDQSRMEVTKASLLRALAGFTDEDEIGLWEFATRLDGARDYRELEPTRRLGDRKSGTTHRAALSEAFSELQPVPGGATGLYDTTLAAYKEARSTYARGKFNALVILTDGANQDPGSISRSSLIAQLEEIADREHPVPIIAIAVGPEADKDEVQQIAEATGGSGHQVDDPAQIHAVILKAIMEAGSNQS